The Salvelinus fontinalis isolate EN_2023a chromosome 9, ASM2944872v1, whole genome shotgun sequence genome has a window encoding:
- the LOC129862036 gene encoding prickle-like protein 1 translates to MNLESACGYQVGARGPREVMEQKVQGQLNIGFQRSSTSDDDSGCALEEYAWAPPGLRPELVQLYFSCLPEDKVPYVNSPGEKFRMKQLLYQLPPHDNEGRYCQSLSEEEKKELHMFSVQRKKEALGRGSLKLLPRDLLHSVCEHCGENINGGEMAVFASRAGPGLAWHPACFTCSTCSELLVDLIYFYQDEKIHCGRHHAELLKPRCSACDEVIFSDECTEAEGRHWHMKHFSCFECETVLGGQRYIMKDGRPYCCGCFESLYAEYCKACGEHIGVDHAQMTYDGLHWHATKGCFCCAQCKSSLLGCPFLPKQGRIYCSKACSLGEDVHASDSSDSAFQSTRSRESRRSVRMGKSSRSADQCRQSLLFSPSVNYKFPGFTGNPDTDTLTNKLAHLGLTNEECFWRGREDTEGPEDRDEEEWAEHEDYMTQLLLKFGEHGVFQQGEVVNSRPPTDLWMTEAEVKMKQCEPHGSRAETGGGCGGGSGSQSLASKKYQTDMYWAQSQDGLGDSAYGSHPGPASSRKLQELEHGAGSIGGTSFQREEKQWYDNSLECITDKVKQTDQSVRDSMESLALSNITGASVDGDSKERPLVYSLQSFQELEAERDCENTSNMGTLNSSMLHRSANSLKSLTSELEQEESVPEEEEKAPLPSPPKPPHVPALRRTRSQSRPQQVKFSPDVVDNSRYGDLQVRQPPMSEGTRRRAYHFEEQDQELGDSGSGRYHNHHHRRRRSRKSRSDNALHLVPKERANRIYFREDHRGHGGHGFSSKRPQQLAFLPNQQGYGQTQHPQRHPHQATSDYRLQQGPAMERFMGLCGDRDEDDWCSTCSSSSSESEEEGFFLGQPIPQTHRHYYDGLPSPVAGLPSPPYGAGPRTMSKKKKGHKGKNCIIS, encoded by the exons ATGAACCTAGAGAGTGCGTGTGGTTACCAGGTCGGGGCGCGGGGCCCGCGGGAAGTGATGGAGCAGAAAGTCCAAGGCCAGCTGAACATTGGCTTCCAGAGGAGTTCCACATCAGATGACGACTCCGGCTGTGCCCTGGAGGAGTACGCCTGGGCACCGCCTGGCCTCAGACCCGAACTG GTCCAGCTGTATTTCTCCTGTCTGCCTGAGGACAAGGTTCCTTACGTTAACAGTCCTGGAGAGAagttcagaatgaaacaactcctCTATCAGCTGCCTCCACATGACAACGAG GGGCGTTACTGTCAGTCTCTCagtgaggaggagaagaaggagctcCACATGTTCAGTGTCCAGAGGAAGAAGGAGGCGCTGGGGAGGGGCTCGCTCAAACTCCTGCCCCGGGACCTGCTACACAGCGTCTGTGAACAT TGTGGGGAGAACATCAACGGAGGAGAGATGGCGGTTTTTGCCTCCAGAGCGGGTCCTGGGCTAGCCTGGCACCCAGCATGCTTTACGTGCTCCACGTGTAGTGAGCTGCTGGTTGACCTCATCTACTTCTACCAGGATGAGAAGATCCACTGTGGCCGGCACCACGCAGAGCTGCTCAAGCCACGCTGCTCAGCCTGCGACGAG GTTATCTTTTCTGATGAGTGTACGGAGGCGGAGGGGCGGCACTGGCACATGAAGCACTTCTCCTGTTTTGAATGTGAGACGGTGCTGGGGGGGCAACGTTACATCATGAAGGATGGTCGGCCATATTGCTGCGGTTGCTTTGAGTCTCTCTATGCCGAGTACTGCAAGGCCTGCGGGGAACACATTG GTGTGGACCATGCCCAGATGACGTACGACGGTCTCCACTGGCACGCCACCAAGGGTTGTTTCTGCTGTGCCCAGTGTAAGAGCTCTCTGCTGGGCTGTCCCTTCCTGCCCAAGCAGGGCCGGATCTACTGCTCCAAGGCCTGCAGTCTGGGAGAGGACGTCCACGCCTCAGACTCCTCCGACTCCGCCTTCCAGTCGACGCGCTCCCGTGAGTCCCGCCGCAGCGTACGCATGGGCAAGAGCAGCCGCTCAGCCGACCAGTGCCGCCAGTCGCTCCTCTTCTCACCCTCCGTTAACTACAAGTTCCCCGGGTTTACCGGTAACCCAGACACCGATACGCTCACCAACAAGCTGGCCCACCTGGGTTTAACCAACGAGGAGTGCttctggagggggagggaggacacCGAGGGCCCTGAGGACCGGGACGAGGAGGAGTGGGCCGAGCACGAGGACTACATGACCCAGCTGCTGCTCAAGTTCGGGGAGCACGGAGTCTTCCAGCAAGGTGAGGTGGTCAACTCCAGACCTCCAACCGATCTGTGGATGACCGAGGCTGAGGTCAAGATGAAACAGTGTGAGCCTCATGGCtctagggctgagactggaggaggatgtggaggaggGTCAGGCAGCCAGAGCCTGGCCAGTAAGAAGTACCAGACAGATATGTACTGGGCCCAGTCCCAGGACGGGCTGGGGGATTCGGCCTACGGGAGCCACCCTGGCCCGGCCAGCAGTAGGAAGCTCCAGGAGCTGGAGCACGGCGCTGGGAGCATCGGAGGTACCAGCTTCCAGAGGGAGGAGAAGCAGTGGTATGACAACTCTCTGGAGTGCATCACAGACAAGGTGAAACAGACAGATCAGAGTGTCAGGGACTCCATGGAATCACTGGCACTGTCCAACATCACGG GTGCCTCTGTAGATGGCGACAGTAAAGAGAGACCTCTGGTCTACTCCTTACAGAGCTTCCAGGAACTCGAAGCTGAGAGAGACTGTGAGAACACAAGCAACATGGGAACTCTCAACTCCTCCATGTTACACCGCAGTGCCAATTCTCTGAAGAGCCTTACGTCTGAGCTGGAGCAGGAGGAGAGCGTAccagaggaagaagagaaggcccctcttccctctccccccaAGCCTCCTCATGTCCCGGCGTTGAGACGGACTCGATCCCAGTCTCGACCCCAACAGGTGAAGTTCTCCCCAGACGTTGTGGACAACAGTCGCTATGGTGACCTGCAGGTGCGCCAGCCCCCGATGAGCGAGGGGACGCGGCGGCGAGCATACCATTTCGAGGAGCAGGACCAGGAGCTTGGTGACTCGGGCTCCGGCCGCtatcacaaccaccaccacaggaGACGCCGCAGCCGCAAGTCACGCTCCGACAACGCTCTCCACCTGGTGCCCAAGGAGAGGGCCAATCGCATATACTTCAGAGAGGACCACAGAGGTCATGGGGGACACGGCTTCAGCTCAAAGAGGCCCCAGCAGCTGGCCTTCCTGCCCAACCAGCAGGGGTATGGCCAGACCCAGCATCCCCAACGCCATCCCCACCAAGCCACCTCAGACTACAGACTCCAGCAAGGCCCAGCCATGGAGAggttcatggggttgtgtgggGACAGGGACGAGGATGACtggtgctccacctgctcctcttcttcctccgaGTCTGAGGAGGAAGGCTTCTTCCTGGGCCAGCCCAtcccccagacacacagacactactATGATGGCCTGCCCAGCCCCGTGGCAGGCCTGCCCTCCCCGCCTTACGGAGCAGGCCCACGGACTATGTCCAAAAAGAAGAAGGGGCACAAGGGGAAGAACTGTATCATTTCATAA